The proteins below come from a single Molothrus ater isolate BHLD 08-10-18 breed brown headed cowbird chromosome 3, BPBGC_Mater_1.1, whole genome shotgun sequence genomic window:
- the FAM161A gene encoding protein FAM161A isoform X1, which yields MEDAHRAARLAASCLRTPLDPRTRAPAALYERGPPPAAAQDGFNLDSNTKREQASPPKRDCDKWIDFSKMYNSNQEYYLKLEELKNAHMETMAKLESMYQNKLYLKGVQALDKRNDTSPKCSRPTWDKSSYQPLNLHKSFSDSDLSDPLGSSTSDVSAEELVFEENASEAGSSSFAKQQIEKMWDGFCLEDYMSHAKHSLPSSSACRKVHKKEKAWSPRVTVPKPFQMTIREAQKKEQNVKSKSQIELENHLLKKQLEEEAECQKKFRANPVPAAVFLPLYQDIVQRNEERRRSVRERSRLQLLATQKPFKFIERERQRHEARKMQLKDLSPPENKIKAFRAKPVPKCVYSADFRDKVKEEELCREIRIRMRAEELLRNSSVPNSRLALKETNKKKKHRSTEPKQMEHKLKIKSSIPDFELLHEKFQKRLLQQKKVKPLTVCEPFDLCTSYIPSKKDKILKDMQEDEEKLKETRWPFASPRRKPQSGAKPQLLGEGKSKPPKTTESTQRRLQALRNSLEEKRKLEEQQKRNRNKQKQRTKKFQKIVMARAEANDPHQSLAQMSKPRLKTFRNNEKQRRQEYLQELQEMEERVKQMPLLFERVTQKNARIAAEKYYSNRLRALGVCPEFVSKKGRAAKSLHFSPAGDFTSMAGRARITKVKAKKIQFLEEAAADSPQPEQSWEEEEEEKGKGVKTSTPDEQCSDLEDGGVLEPESSQHSDQGEEEEEEEGKADPSLGHSQEEEEEEEAKAGPSLDHSQEEEEEEEAKAGPSLDHSQEEEEEEEAKAGPSLGHSQEEEEEEAKAGPSLDHSQEEEEEEAKAGPSLGHSQEEEEEEAKAGPSRGHSQEEEEEEAKAGPSCGHSQEEEEEEDESRPRSDKSHEEEAQSDAEAEGAFQYEDEEYESDDSEEQASDEAGH from the exons ATGGAGGACGCGCACCGGGCCGCCCGCCTGGCCGCCTCCTGCCTCCGCACGCCGCTCGACCCGCGCACACGGGCGCCCGCCGCGCTCTACGAGCGGGGaccgccgcccgccgccgcgcaG GATGGCTTCAACTTAGATTCAAATACCAAGAGAGAGCAGGCCTCCCCTCCAAAGAGAGACTGTGACAAGTGGATAGACTTTTCCAAAATGTACAATTCAAATCAAGAGTATTACTTGAAGCTGGAAGAGTTGAAGAATGCCCACATGGAGACCATGGCAAAACTGGAAAGTATGTATCAGAACAAGCTGTATTTAAAAGGAGTACAAGCCCTGGATAAGAGAAATGACACCTCTCCAAAGTGCAGTAG GCCAACTTGGGACAAGAGTTCCTATCAGCCTCTTAACCTGCACAAATCCTTTTCAGACTCAGACTTGAGCGATCCCTTGGGCTCAAGCACATCGGACGTGTCTGCTGAAGAATTAGTGTTTGAAGAGAACGCCAGCGAAGCTGGATCATCCTCATTTGCTAAACAGCAGATTGAAAAAATGTGGGATGGGTTCTGCCTGGAAGACTACATGTCCCATGCCAagcacagcctgcccagctcATCAGCCTGCAGGAAAGTGCACAAGAAAGAGAAAGCGTGGTCCCCCAGAGTCACCGTGCCCAAGCCCTTCCAGATGACCATCAGAGAAGCTCAGAAGAAAGAGCAGAACGTCAAATCCAAGTCACAGATTGAGCTGGAAAATCACCTGCTGaagaagcagctggaggaggaagcagagtgTCAGAAGAAGTTCCGAGCCAATCCCGTGCCCGCCGCCGTCTTCCTGCCGCTGTACCAGGACATCGTGCAGCGCAACGAGGAGCGCAGGAGGTCGgtgagggagaggagcaggctccagctcctggctaCACAAAAGCCCTTCAAGTTCATTGAGCGAGAGAGGCAAAGGCACGAAGCCAGGAAAATGCAGTTAAAAGACCTTTCCccacctgaaaataaaatcaaagcgTTCAGAGCGAAACCGGTCCCCAAATGTGTTTATAGTGCAGATTTCCGTGACAAGGTAAAGGaggaggagctctgcagggaaatcAGGATCAGGATgagagctgaggagctgctaCGAAATTCGTCTGTACCCAACAGCAGACTGGCCTTAAAAGAGaccaacaaaaagaagaaacacagGAGCACTGAACCAAAGCAAATGGAACACAAGCTCAAGATCAAATCGAGCATCCCCGATTTTGAACTCCTACATGAGAAATTCCAGAAACGCCTCctgcaacaaaaaaaagtgaaacCCCTCACAGTCTGTGAGCCTTTTGACCTTTGTACTTCATACATTCCCTCAAAAAAGGACAAGATCTTGAAGGACATGCAAGAGGATGAGGAGAAATTGAAGGAAACACGGTGGCCGTTTGCGTCGCCGAGACGGAAGCCTCAGTCAGGGGCaaagccacagctcctgggagagGGAAAATCCAAACCTCCCAAAACCACAGAATCCACCCAACGACGGCTGCAAGCCCTGAG GAATTCCCttgaggaaaagagaaagctggaagaacaacaaaaaaggaacagaaacaagcagaaacaaagaacgaaaaaattccagaaaattGTGATGGCTCGGGCTGAGGCCAATGACCCCCATCAGAGCCTAGCTCAGATGTCAAAACCCAGATTAAAAACATTCAG GAACAACGAGAAGCAGAGAAGGCAGGAATATTTGCAAGAATTGcaagaaatggaagaaagagTAAAACAAATGCCATTGCTTTTTGAAAGAGTCACTCAG aaaaatgCCAGAATAGCTGCAGAAAAGTATTATTCTAACAGACTGAGAGCACTGGGGGTCTGCCCGGAGTTTGtttcaaagaaaggaagagcagcCAAATCTCTGCATTTCTCTCCTGCTGGAGATTTCACCTCCATGGCTGGCAGAGCAAG AATCACCAAGGTTAAAGCGAAAAAAATTCAATTCttggaggaagcagctgctgacagtccccagcctgagcagtcctgggaggaggaggaggaagagaagggaaaaggtgTCAAAACCTCCACCCCAGATGAGCAGTGCAGTGACCTGGAGGATGGGGGTGTCCTTGAGCCTGAATCCAGCCAGCACAGTGaccagggggaggaggaggaggaggaggaaggcaaggCAGATCCATCGCTTGGTCATtcccaggaggaagaggaggaggaagaagcaaaaGCAGGCCCATCTCTGGACCATtcccaggaggaagaggaggaggaagaagcaaaaGCAGGCCCATCTCTGGACCATTcccaggaggaagaagaggaagaggaagcaaAAGCAGGCCCATCTCTGGGCCATtcccaggaggaagaggaagaggaagccAAGGCAGGTCCATCTCTGGACCATtcccaggaggaagaggaagaggaagcaaAAGCAGGCCCATCTCTGGGCCATtcccaggaggaagaggaagaggaagcaaAAGCAGGCCCATCCCGTGGCCAttcccaggaggaggaggaagaggaagccAAGGCAGGCCCATCCTGTGGCCAttcccaggaggaggaggaagaggaggatgagtCCAGACCCAGGTCTGATAAGTCCCATGAAGAGGAAGCTCAGTCTGACGCTGAGGCTGAGGGTGCTTTCCAGTATGAGGATGAAGAGTATGAGAGTGATGATTCTGAGGAGCAGGCCAGTGATGAGGCAGGGCActga
- the FAM161A gene encoding protein FAM161A isoform X3 codes for MTPLQSAVDSDLSDPLGSSTSDVSAEELVFEENASEAGSSSFAKQQIEKMWDGFCLEDYMSHAKHSLPSSSACRKVHKKEKAWSPRVTVPKPFQMTIREAQKKEQNVKSKSQIELENHLLKKQLEEEAECQKKFRANPVPAAVFLPLYQDIVQRNEERRRSVRERSRLQLLATQKPFKFIERERQRHEARKMQLKDLSPPENKIKAFRAKPVPKCVYSADFRDKVKEEELCREIRIRMRAEELLRNSSVPNSRLALKETNKKKKHRSTEPKQMEHKLKIKSSIPDFELLHEKFQKRLLQQKKVKPLTVCEPFDLCTSYIPSKKDKILKDMQEDEEKLKETRWPFASPRRKPQSGAKPQLLGEGKSKPPKTTESTQRRLQALRNSLEEKRKLEEQQKRNRNKQKQRTKKFQKIVMARAEANDPHQSLAQMSKPRLKTFRNNEKQRRQEYLQELQEMEERVKQMPLLFERVTQKNARIAAEKYYSNRLRALGVCPEFVSKKGRAAKSLHFSPAGDFTSMAGRARITKVKAKKIQFLEEAAADSPQPEQSWEEEEEEKGKGVKTSTPDEQCSDLEDGGVLEPESSQHSDQGEEEEEEEGKADPSLGHSQEEEEEEEAKAGPSLDHSQEEEEEEEAKAGPSLDHSQEEEEEEEAKAGPSLGHSQEEEEEEAKAGPSLDHSQEEEEEEAKAGPSLGHSQEEEEEEAKAGPSRGHSQEEEEEEAKAGPSCGHSQEEEEEEDESRPRSDKSHEEEAQSDAEAEGAFQYEDEEYESDDSEEQASDEAGH; via the exons ATGACACCTCTCCAAAGTGCAGTAG ACTCAGACTTGAGCGATCCCTTGGGCTCAAGCACATCGGACGTGTCTGCTGAAGAATTAGTGTTTGAAGAGAACGCCAGCGAAGCTGGATCATCCTCATTTGCTAAACAGCAGATTGAAAAAATGTGGGATGGGTTCTGCCTGGAAGACTACATGTCCCATGCCAagcacagcctgcccagctcATCAGCCTGCAGGAAAGTGCACAAGAAAGAGAAAGCGTGGTCCCCCAGAGTCACCGTGCCCAAGCCCTTCCAGATGACCATCAGAGAAGCTCAGAAGAAAGAGCAGAACGTCAAATCCAAGTCACAGATTGAGCTGGAAAATCACCTGCTGaagaagcagctggaggaggaagcagagtgTCAGAAGAAGTTCCGAGCCAATCCCGTGCCCGCCGCCGTCTTCCTGCCGCTGTACCAGGACATCGTGCAGCGCAACGAGGAGCGCAGGAGGTCGgtgagggagaggagcaggctccagctcctggctaCACAAAAGCCCTTCAAGTTCATTGAGCGAGAGAGGCAAAGGCACGAAGCCAGGAAAATGCAGTTAAAAGACCTTTCCccacctgaaaataaaatcaaagcgTTCAGAGCGAAACCGGTCCCCAAATGTGTTTATAGTGCAGATTTCCGTGACAAGGTAAAGGaggaggagctctgcagggaaatcAGGATCAGGATgagagctgaggagctgctaCGAAATTCGTCTGTACCCAACAGCAGACTGGCCTTAAAAGAGaccaacaaaaagaagaaacacagGAGCACTGAACCAAAGCAAATGGAACACAAGCTCAAGATCAAATCGAGCATCCCCGATTTTGAACTCCTACATGAGAAATTCCAGAAACGCCTCctgcaacaaaaaaaagtgaaacCCCTCACAGTCTGTGAGCCTTTTGACCTTTGTACTTCATACATTCCCTCAAAAAAGGACAAGATCTTGAAGGACATGCAAGAGGATGAGGAGAAATTGAAGGAAACACGGTGGCCGTTTGCGTCGCCGAGACGGAAGCCTCAGTCAGGGGCaaagccacagctcctgggagagGGAAAATCCAAACCTCCCAAAACCACAGAATCCACCCAACGACGGCTGCAAGCCCTGAG GAATTCCCttgaggaaaagagaaagctggaagaacaacaaaaaaggaacagaaacaagcagaaacaaagaacgaaaaaattccagaaaattGTGATGGCTCGGGCTGAGGCCAATGACCCCCATCAGAGCCTAGCTCAGATGTCAAAACCCAGATTAAAAACATTCAG GAACAACGAGAAGCAGAGAAGGCAGGAATATTTGCAAGAATTGcaagaaatggaagaaagagTAAAACAAATGCCATTGCTTTTTGAAAGAGTCACTCAG aaaaatgCCAGAATAGCTGCAGAAAAGTATTATTCTAACAGACTGAGAGCACTGGGGGTCTGCCCGGAGTTTGtttcaaagaaaggaagagcagcCAAATCTCTGCATTTCTCTCCTGCTGGAGATTTCACCTCCATGGCTGGCAGAGCAAG AATCACCAAGGTTAAAGCGAAAAAAATTCAATTCttggaggaagcagctgctgacagtccccagcctgagcagtcctgggaggaggaggaggaagagaagggaaaaggtgTCAAAACCTCCACCCCAGATGAGCAGTGCAGTGACCTGGAGGATGGGGGTGTCCTTGAGCCTGAATCCAGCCAGCACAGTGaccagggggaggaggaggaggaggaggaaggcaaggCAGATCCATCGCTTGGTCATtcccaggaggaagaggaggaggaagaagcaaaaGCAGGCCCATCTCTGGACCATtcccaggaggaagaggaggaggaagaagcaaaaGCAGGCCCATCTCTGGACCATTcccaggaggaagaagaggaagaggaagcaaAAGCAGGCCCATCTCTGGGCCATtcccaggaggaagaggaagaggaagccAAGGCAGGTCCATCTCTGGACCATtcccaggaggaagaggaagaggaagcaaAAGCAGGCCCATCTCTGGGCCATtcccaggaggaagaggaagaggaagcaaAAGCAGGCCCATCCCGTGGCCAttcccaggaggaggaggaagaggaagccAAGGCAGGCCCATCCTGTGGCCAttcccaggaggaggaggaagaggaggatgagtCCAGACCCAGGTCTGATAAGTCCCATGAAGAGGAAGCTCAGTCTGACGCTGAGGCTGAGGGTGCTTTCCAGTATGAGGATGAAGAGTATGAGAGTGATGATTCTGAGGAGCAGGCCAGTGATGAGGCAGGGCActga
- the FAM161A gene encoding protein FAM161A isoform X2 encodes MEDAHRAARLAASCLRTPLDPRTRAPAALYERGPPPAAAQDGFNLDSNTKREQASPPKRDCDKWIDFSKMYNSNQEYYLKLEELKNAHMETMAKLESMYQNKLYLKGVQALDKRNDTSPKCSRPTWDKSSYQPLNLHKSFSDSDLSDPLGSSTSDVSAEELVFEENASEAGSSSFAKQQIEKMWDGFCLEDYMSHAKHSLPSSSACRKVHKKEKAWSPRVTVPKPFQMTIREAQKKEQNVKSKSQIELENHLLKKQLEEEAECQKKFRANPVPAAVFLPLYQDIVQRNEERRRSVRERSRLQLLATQKPFKFIERERQRHEARKMQLKDLSPPENKIKAFRAKPVPKCVYSADFRDKVKEEELCREIRIRMRAEELLRNSSVPNSRLALKETNKKKKHRSTEPKQMEHKLKIKSSIPDFELLHEKFQKRLLQQKKVKPLTVCEPFDLCTSYIPSKKDKILKDMQEDEEKLKETRWPFASPRRKPQSGAKPQLLGEGKSKPPKTTESTQRRLQALRNNEKQRRQEYLQELQEMEERVKQMPLLFERVTQKNARIAAEKYYSNRLRALGVCPEFVSKKGRAAKSLHFSPAGDFTSMAGRARITKVKAKKIQFLEEAAADSPQPEQSWEEEEEEKGKGVKTSTPDEQCSDLEDGGVLEPESSQHSDQGEEEEEEEGKADPSLGHSQEEEEEEEAKAGPSLDHSQEEEEEEEAKAGPSLDHSQEEEEEEEAKAGPSLGHSQEEEEEEAKAGPSLDHSQEEEEEEAKAGPSLGHSQEEEEEEAKAGPSRGHSQEEEEEEAKAGPSCGHSQEEEEEEDESRPRSDKSHEEEAQSDAEAEGAFQYEDEEYESDDSEEQASDEAGH; translated from the exons ATGGAGGACGCGCACCGGGCCGCCCGCCTGGCCGCCTCCTGCCTCCGCACGCCGCTCGACCCGCGCACACGGGCGCCCGCCGCGCTCTACGAGCGGGGaccgccgcccgccgccgcgcaG GATGGCTTCAACTTAGATTCAAATACCAAGAGAGAGCAGGCCTCCCCTCCAAAGAGAGACTGTGACAAGTGGATAGACTTTTCCAAAATGTACAATTCAAATCAAGAGTATTACTTGAAGCTGGAAGAGTTGAAGAATGCCCACATGGAGACCATGGCAAAACTGGAAAGTATGTATCAGAACAAGCTGTATTTAAAAGGAGTACAAGCCCTGGATAAGAGAAATGACACCTCTCCAAAGTGCAGTAG GCCAACTTGGGACAAGAGTTCCTATCAGCCTCTTAACCTGCACAAATCCTTTTCAGACTCAGACTTGAGCGATCCCTTGGGCTCAAGCACATCGGACGTGTCTGCTGAAGAATTAGTGTTTGAAGAGAACGCCAGCGAAGCTGGATCATCCTCATTTGCTAAACAGCAGATTGAAAAAATGTGGGATGGGTTCTGCCTGGAAGACTACATGTCCCATGCCAagcacagcctgcccagctcATCAGCCTGCAGGAAAGTGCACAAGAAAGAGAAAGCGTGGTCCCCCAGAGTCACCGTGCCCAAGCCCTTCCAGATGACCATCAGAGAAGCTCAGAAGAAAGAGCAGAACGTCAAATCCAAGTCACAGATTGAGCTGGAAAATCACCTGCTGaagaagcagctggaggaggaagcagagtgTCAGAAGAAGTTCCGAGCCAATCCCGTGCCCGCCGCCGTCTTCCTGCCGCTGTACCAGGACATCGTGCAGCGCAACGAGGAGCGCAGGAGGTCGgtgagggagaggagcaggctccagctcctggctaCACAAAAGCCCTTCAAGTTCATTGAGCGAGAGAGGCAAAGGCACGAAGCCAGGAAAATGCAGTTAAAAGACCTTTCCccacctgaaaataaaatcaaagcgTTCAGAGCGAAACCGGTCCCCAAATGTGTTTATAGTGCAGATTTCCGTGACAAGGTAAAGGaggaggagctctgcagggaaatcAGGATCAGGATgagagctgaggagctgctaCGAAATTCGTCTGTACCCAACAGCAGACTGGCCTTAAAAGAGaccaacaaaaagaagaaacacagGAGCACTGAACCAAAGCAAATGGAACACAAGCTCAAGATCAAATCGAGCATCCCCGATTTTGAACTCCTACATGAGAAATTCCAGAAACGCCTCctgcaacaaaaaaaagtgaaacCCCTCACAGTCTGTGAGCCTTTTGACCTTTGTACTTCATACATTCCCTCAAAAAAGGACAAGATCTTGAAGGACATGCAAGAGGATGAGGAGAAATTGAAGGAAACACGGTGGCCGTTTGCGTCGCCGAGACGGAAGCCTCAGTCAGGGGCaaagccacagctcctgggagagGGAAAATCCAAACCTCCCAAAACCACAGAATCCACCCAACGACGGCTGCAAGCCCTGAG GAACAACGAGAAGCAGAGAAGGCAGGAATATTTGCAAGAATTGcaagaaatggaagaaagagTAAAACAAATGCCATTGCTTTTTGAAAGAGTCACTCAG aaaaatgCCAGAATAGCTGCAGAAAAGTATTATTCTAACAGACTGAGAGCACTGGGGGTCTGCCCGGAGTTTGtttcaaagaaaggaagagcagcCAAATCTCTGCATTTCTCTCCTGCTGGAGATTTCACCTCCATGGCTGGCAGAGCAAG AATCACCAAGGTTAAAGCGAAAAAAATTCAATTCttggaggaagcagctgctgacagtccccagcctgagcagtcctgggaggaggaggaggaagagaagggaaaaggtgTCAAAACCTCCACCCCAGATGAGCAGTGCAGTGACCTGGAGGATGGGGGTGTCCTTGAGCCTGAATCCAGCCAGCACAGTGaccagggggaggaggaggaggaggaggaaggcaaggCAGATCCATCGCTTGGTCATtcccaggaggaagaggaggaggaagaagcaaaaGCAGGCCCATCTCTGGACCATtcccaggaggaagaggaggaggaagaagcaaaaGCAGGCCCATCTCTGGACCATTcccaggaggaagaagaggaagaggaagcaaAAGCAGGCCCATCTCTGGGCCATtcccaggaggaagaggaagaggaagccAAGGCAGGTCCATCTCTGGACCATtcccaggaggaagaggaagaggaagcaaAAGCAGGCCCATCTCTGGGCCATtcccaggaggaagaggaagaggaagcaaAAGCAGGCCCATCCCGTGGCCAttcccaggaggaggaggaagaggaagccAAGGCAGGCCCATCCTGTGGCCAttcccaggaggaggaggaagaggaggatgagtCCAGACCCAGGTCTGATAAGTCCCATGAAGAGGAAGCTCAGTCTGACGCTGAGGCTGAGGGTGCTTTCCAGTATGAGGATGAAGAGTATGAGAGTGATGATTCTGAGGAGCAGGCCAGTGATGAGGCAGGGCActga
- the CCT4 gene encoding T-complex protein 1 subunit delta, with translation MPESAPGRAPAGAGGRAKGAYQDRDKPAQIRFSNIAAGKAVADAIRTSLGPKGMDKMIQDAKGDVTITNDGATILKQMQVLHPAAKMLVELSKAQDIEAGDGTTSVVVIAGALLDACSRLLQKGIHPTIISESFQKALDKGIEVLTNMAQPVELSDRETLLNSATTSLNSKVVCQYSSLLSPMSVDAVMKVIDPSTANSVDLRDIKIVKKLGGTIDDCELVEGLVLTQKVANTGVTRVEKAKIGLIQFCLSAPKTDMDNQIVVSDYAQMDRVLREERAYILNLVKQIKKAGCNVLLIQKSILRDALSDLALHFLNKVKIMVVKDIEREDIEFICKTIGTKPVAHIDQFTPDMLGSAELAEEVNLNGSGKLIKITGCTNPGKTVSIVVRGSNKLVLEEAERSIHDALCVIRCLVKKRALIAGGGAPEIELALRLNEYARTLKGMDSYCVRAYGDALEVIPSTLAENAGLNPISTVTELRNRHAQGEKTAGINVRKGGISNILEELVVQPLLVSLSALTLATETVRSILKIDDVVNTRG, from the exons aTGCCCGAGAGCGCGCCCGGCAGAGCCCCCGCCGGGGCCGGCGGCAGGGCCAAGGGCGCCTACCAGGACCGCGACAAGCCCGCCCAGATCCGCTTCAGCAACATCGCCGCCGGCAAAG cTGTTGCCGATGCAATTAGAACGAGCCTTGGACCAAAGGGAATGGATAAAATG ATTCAGGATGCTAAGGGAGATGTGACAATCACCAACGATGGTGCCACCATCCTGAAACAAATGCAGGTTCTGCACCCTGCAGCCAAAATG TTAGTAGAGCTGTCAAAAGCACAAGACATTGAAGCTGGTGATGGCACCACCTCTGTTGTGGTCATTGCTGGAGCTCTCTTGGATGCCTGTTCCAGACTCCTTCAGAAAG GAATTCACCCCACCATCATTTCGGAGTCATTCCAGAAGGCTCTGGACAAAGGGATTGAGGTGCTGACCAACATGGCCCAGCCTGTGGAGCTCAGTGACAGGGAGACCCTGCTGAACAGTGCAACCACCTCCCTCAACTCCAAG GTCGTGTGTCAGTATTCCAGTTTACTTTCTCCAATGAGTGTGGATGCAGTGATGAAGGTGATTGACCCATCTACAGCCAATAGTGTGGACCTCAGAGATATTAAAATTGTTAAGAAGCTGGG GGGCACCATTGATGATTGTGAACTGGTTGAGGGACTCGTCCTGACTCAGAAGGTGGCAAACACCGGCGTAACCAGAGTGGAAAAAGCCAAAATTGGCCTCATTCAGTTCTGCCTGTCTGCTCCAAAGACAGAT ATGGACAACCAGATTGTTGTTTCTGATTATGCTCAAATGGACAGAGTGCTGCGTGAGGAGAGAGCCTACATCCTGAACCTGGTGAAGCAGATCAAGAAGGCTGGCTGCAATGTGCTGCTCATTCAGAAGTCCATCCTGAG GGATGCTCTCAGTGACCTGGCCCTCCATTTTCTGAACAAAGTCAAGATCATGGTGGTTAAAGACATTGAAAGAGAGGACATTGAGTTTATATGTAAG ACAATTGGAACTAAGCCTGTGGCTCACATTGACCAATTCACCCCTGAcatgctgggctctgctgagctggcagaggaggtCAACTTGAACGGTTCTGGGAAACTAATAAAG ATCACAGGCTGCACAAACCCTGGGAAAACTGTGAGCATCGTGGTCCGCGGATCCAACAAACTGGTGCTGGAGGAAGCCGAGCGCTCCATTCACGATGCCCTGTGTGTCATAAGGTGCTTAGTGAAGAAAAG ggctCTGATTGCTGGCGGTGGAGCCCCGGAGATCGAGCTGGCGCTGCGGCTGAACGAGTACGCGCGGACGCTCAAGGGGATGGACTCCTACTGCGTCCGTGCCTATGGGGATGCACTCGAGGTCATTCCCTCCACCCTGGCTGAGAACGCGGGGCTCAACCCCATCTCCACGGTAACAGAGCTCCGAAACAGACATGCCCAAGGAGAGAAAACTGCTGGCATTAACGTCAGGAAG GGTGGCATTTCCAACatcctggaggagctggtggtGCAGCCTCTGCTGGTGTCCTTGAGTGCACTGACCCTCGCCACAGAGACCGTGCGCAGCATCCTCAAGATTGATGATGTG GTGAACACTCGAGGATAA